In one Sebastes umbrosus isolate fSebUmb1 chromosome 13, fSebUmb1.pri, whole genome shotgun sequence genomic region, the following are encoded:
- the trim13 gene encoding tripartite motif-containing 13, with amino-acid sequence MEQLEEELTCPICCGLFDDPRVLLCSHSFCKKCLEGLLEGCRGPSFRTPLKCPTCRKESPHNGAHNLQINYSLRGIVEKYSKIRVMPKMSVCKQHRDQPLNIFCATDLNLICGFCATTDEHRGHEFCSLEEAYEREKAAFEELLRGVESWQSADILLCLETLQDRKKKELQSVTKDAEKVTDYFDKLIGSIEGKKSEILSDFETLKLVVMQKYDPEITKLSAAVVEHGRALSIAESFRGKDEPLSFLQQMQEFREKLKVLKETQLPTRKDTKLGPLVRNFDVKKWDSLRLREVDKISVPHENGGSYRTGGSSPRWIKLVISLLLSTPLLLLLMQPHINNNNLAAYVPSQIEPFLSAVSSHLTHTGVYLTDMCTSLMGAGQGCVVDFIDSAVRFIDSFN; translated from the coding sequence ATGGAGCAGCTGGAAGAGGAACTAACGTGCCCAATCTGCTGCGGTCTATTCGACGACCCGCGCGTCTTGCTGTGCTCGCACAGCTTCTGCAAGAAATGCTTGGAGGGACTCTTGGAGGGGTGCCGAGGTCCATCTTTCAGGACACCTCTCAAATGCCCCACATGCCGCAAAGAGTCGCCTCACAACGGCGCGCACAACCTGCAGATCAACTACTCCCTGCGCGGCATCGTGGAGAAATACAGCAAAATAAGAGTCATGCCCAAGATGTCTGTTTGTAAACAACACCGCGACCAGCCTCTCAACATATTCTGCGCCACGGACTTGAATCTAATTTGTGGCTTTTGCGCAACAACAGATGAGCACAGGGGGCATGAATTCTGCTCCCTGGAGGAGGcgtatgagagagagaaggcggCGTTTGAAGAGCTGCTGCGCGGCGTGGAGAGCTGGCAGAGCGCGGACATCCTACTCTGCCTGGAGACACTGCaagacaggaagaaaaaggAGCTCCAGTCTGTCACCAAGGATGCAGAGAAAGTCACGGACTATTTCGACAAACTAATCGGCAGTATTGAAGGCAAAAAGAGCGAGATCTTGTCTGATTTTGAGACGCTGAAGCTGGTGGTGATGCAAAAGTACGACCCGGAGATCACCAAGCTGAGCGCGGCGGTGGTGGAGCACGGACGGGCGCTCAGCATCGCGGAGTCCTTCAGGGGCAAAGATGAGCCGCTGAGCTTTCTGCAGCAGATGCAGGAGTTCAGGGAGAAGCTGAAGGTCCTTAAGGAGACACAACTGCCCACTCGGAAAGACACCAAACTCGGTCCACTCGTGCGTAATTTTGATGTCAAAAAGTGGGACTCGCTGAGGCTCAGAGAAGTGGACAAGATCTCGGTTCCTCACGAGAACGGCGGCTCCTACAGAACCGGTGGCAGCTCACCAAGATGGATCAAATTAGTTATCAGTTTGTTACTGTCaacaccactgctgctgctcctgatGCAGCcacacatcaacaacaacaacctcgCAGCCTACGTGCCCTCGCAGATTGAACcgtttctctctgctgtctcctCGCACCTCACACACACCGGTGTGTACCTGACTGATATGTGCACGAGTTTAATGGGTGCAGGTCAGGGATGCGTCGTGGACTTCATCGACTCTGCTGTCAGATTTATTGACAGTTTTAATTAA